One Simkaniaceae bacterium DNA window includes the following coding sequences:
- a CDS encoding TIGR00153 family protein, translating into MLTIARLFGKSPFAPLQSHMEKVGACITKLSEIFTAIFNHQLDQIEGLVPILSKLEHEADLTKNDIRNHLPTSLFLPVDRSQILEILALQDSIADKAEEIGYLLTLKPFEPIRELHEGLKELFDKNIEAFNDTLKITKEMEQLLEASFGGMEAQRVKVMVDQTSYREYESDLLKHQLMKQFFAQADALSTPVFYMWIRLIEEIGQISHLCEKLAIRIRMILDLK; encoded by the coding sequence ATGTTGACAATTGCCAGACTTTTCGGCAAATCCCCTTTTGCCCCTCTCCAGTCCCATATGGAAAAAGTGGGCGCTTGCATCACTAAACTCTCTGAAATCTTTACGGCGATTTTCAATCATCAGCTCGATCAAATTGAGGGTCTCGTGCCCATTTTATCCAAACTGGAGCATGAAGCTGATTTAACCAAAAACGATATCCGCAATCACCTCCCTACAAGCTTATTCTTACCCGTTGACCGCTCTCAAATTCTAGAGATTTTAGCTCTCCAAGATAGTATTGCCGACAAAGCAGAAGAAATTGGATATTTGCTTACTTTGAAGCCTTTTGAACCCATTCGGGAATTGCATGAAGGGCTGAAAGAACTCTTCGATAAAAATATCGAAGCATTTAACGATACGTTAAAGATCACAAAAGAAATGGAACAATTGCTCGAAGCCTCCTTTGGTGGCATGGAAGCGCAACGCGTTAAAGTAATGGTCGATCAAACCTCTTATAGAGAATATGAGTCGGATTTATTAAAACATCAGCTGATGAAGCAATTTTTTGCGCAAGCTGATGCATTATCCACACCTGTTTTTTATATGTGGATCCGTTTGATTGAGGAAATTGGGCAAATTTCCCACCTTTGCGAAAAACTCGCAATAAGAATTCGAATGATTTTAGATTTAAAATAA